ATTCAAATACAAATACGTGCCCGACTTATTACGCGAAGAAGCACCCAGCACCAACTGATTGGCACTGAACGCACCCTTACCATAAATACCACTATCGAACACTTCCAAACTATCCGAAAGCACATCCAGCGGACAACGCTCAACACTCGAACCCGAATTACCCGTGACCAAGAACTGACGACCACTCACACTCCCCGGCTTAAACAACACGACCGTCGTCCAATTCGAAAAAGTACCAAGATCCCCGACCACTAAATAATCCGAATCAGCAGCCCTGAAATCCCTCCGATACACATTACCATCGAACACCCGATCAGAACCAAAATTCACCGCATTATTATGATTCGGCGACTCATCCACCACAAGACTACCCGAATCATGCGCAAAATCATAATAAAACACTAACCCATCAACCGGATAGCCCCCAGGCGACGGAGAAGGCGTAGGCGTAGGCGTAGCAGTCGGAGTCGGAGTCGGAGTCGGAGTAGGCGTAGCAGTCGGAGTAGGCGTAACAGTCGGAGTAGGCGTAACAGTCGGAGTCGGCGTAACAGTCGGAGTCGGAGTCGGAGTAGGCGTAGCAGTCGGAGTCGGAGTCGGAGTAGGCGTAGGCGACGTGTGCGGGACTGGCGCACTTATCGTACCCGATAGGACTTCTGCCAATGCCGCACCGACATTAAGCCGACCCCAGCCACTTTCATTATTCGGATAATAGGTGTCTATATGATCGGTCGTGCCCAGGAGAGCGTTCTTCACTTCAATAGGCGTTAAGCCCGGGTCTGCTTCTAATAGGATGGCGCAGGCGGCACTCACTTCAGGGCAGGACATGCTCGTGCCGGTCAGTGCCGTATAATACTGATCGATCGAGCTCCCCAGGCTTGTACCCGAAGCCCGGGCCGAGATCACATTTTCTCCGACGGCGACAAGGTCCGGCTTAACCCGGCCATCCCAGGTCGGACCCCGGGAGCTAAATGAGGACAGACTATCGTACTTATCTACCGAGCCAACGGTTATGGCGTCCGGCGAATCAGATGGACATTTGATCGTCCCCGACGACGGCCCCAGGTTGCCAGCCGAACAGACCACGATGACCCCGTTCGCGACGGCACTATGGACCGCATCATCCATGGGCTGGTAGTGTGTCGGATTCGATAGCGATATCGATATGACGTCGGCATGATTCTGAACGGACCAATCGATCGCCGCGATAATATCGCTATAAGCGGCCGTGCCCGACGTATCCAGGATCTTCGCCCCGAAGAGGTTAGCGCCCGGAGCTACACCCGTATAGGTCCCATTCGAGGCTTCGCCAGAACCCGCGATAATTCCTGCTACGTGGGTCCCATGGCCCCAATCGTCATAGGGGGTAGAACGATTATTCAAGAAGTCGTGCCACTTGATCACCTTTCCCTGCAGATCCGGATGGGTGATATCGATGCCTGAGTCGATGACGCTAACGTTCACGCCACGGCCGGTATATCCCGACCCGGTCGACCAGGCACCAGTGGCATTAATCTTGCCCACAACGTCCTCAAGGTCCGCATAGGCCACCATGTCGGGCACGACGCTCTGGATATCATCCCGTGCCATGAGCACATTCGCTTCGCTATCGGGAAGCTCGATGGCAACGGCATTGATCACTTTATAATCATACTTGAGCTGGCCGTGCATGGAGTCGACGTCACGGTATTTTTTTCCGGTAGCCAGGTTTTTTAGATAATATTGAGTCGCGGCAAGGAGATCATTCTGGATGTTTGGGGGATTCTTAAAAGTAATAATATAAGTATGATGCGCTTCCGCGGCCCTCGACTGGCCGCTCGCCGTAATACCCGGCGGTGTCGAAAATGCGATGATCAGTATAAGAATAAGGATTACAATACTCGCTTGCCTGAATTTTATCATGTGTCCCCCAATTAATTAATAATGCAACGGTCCGATATATCGACCCAAATGGCCTTACGGCATAAAAAATTTTTATCACTTAGGTTGATAGCCAGTCGATGACAATATTGTCATTTACTTTATAATCCCTGACTATTAATAAATTTATGGATAAGAAAAAATTATGGCGTATATTTGCATACACTAAAAATTAATCGGTCAGATTGTTATGAATTTTTTTATTAATATTAAATTTATTTTATGTATTTAAATCCAAATCTAAAACATATAAGATATATAGGTAATACATTTGTTTTACCAATAAGACGATTAAAAAAACATGTTTTTTTATCGCCAAATAACTGTTAAATATCTCGAACGATAACTAACAGTGATAAGAATGGCATTTTCATCCAGGATGGACATGATAAGCATAAGACGATACATGGATGATCCGCTGTTCAAGAACTCGTTCTTCATGCTCATAAATAAGGGCCTGGTAGTCATTACCGGCTTCGTGTTCTGGATACTGGCCGCGCATTTTTACGATGTCCGGGACATCGGCATAGCGACGGCACTCATTTCCGGCGCGACCCTGATCGTAGGCTTTTCCACGTTCGGTTTTGAGATCTCCCTCGTCCGTTTCCTGCGGTCCTACGATAAGTCCAAGGCCTTCTATACTTGTCTCTTCCTGACGATGGGCGCGGCCTTCACCCTGGCGCTCCTGTACGTGATCTTCGTCCAGTATATTTCACCCGAGCTCGTGTTCATAAAGGAGATACCTTACGCGATCATTTTTATCCTGTTCGCGGTCATTAGTGCCATCGGCCTGATCACGTCGAACACATTCATTGCCCTAAGGCACGCGAAGTATACCTTTTTACAGAATGCCCTCCAGGTCTCCACCATACCCGCCCTCCTGGTGCTGGCGATGTTCGGCAGCCTGGGCATCATCGGAGCGAATTTCGTCGGCTATTTCATAACGTACGCCATTGTATTTACGCTCCTGACGAGATATTTCATCCCCTTCAAGCCCAGGATCGATAGAGAATTCCTAAAAAAGTCATTCAATTTTTCATTCGGTAACTATATCGCGAACATCCTCTATAGCGCTTCGTTCCAGGCGTTGCCCATCATTGTCTTAAACCAGTGCGGCAGGGCGGACGCGGGCATTTTCTACATCGCTTTCACCGTGGGCAACTTTATACTCCAGATCCCCATTGCCCTCAGCGTATCATTTTTCGTGGAAGGTGTCTACGGGGAGAACCTCCGGAAGAACATAAAAAGGTCGGGAACGGCCATGGTCCTGCTGCTCGTGCCCGGGATCCTTTTTTTCTGGATATTCGGCCCGCAGATACTGGGCTTCTTTGGAAGTAGCTATATGGCCGGCACCGACCTATTACGGGCCGTCGTGCTGTCGAGCCTTGTATTTGCCCTCTATACGTTATTCCAGCCGCTGCTCAACATTCATATGCGCGTTAAGACCCTCATCCTGATGAACCTGTTGATCATGGTTCTGCTACTCGGCCTCTCGTACTGGCTCACCCCGATATACGGTATCCTGGGAGTCGGAATAGCCTTGATCGCCACGTTCGCCATCGTGGATGTCGTGATCATTTACCTGGTCTTACGGTGGAAATGGCTAGTACTCGGTTTTTCCAATCACGATTAAAACGAACGTTCGAAAATAAAATTGATGACTATGGTATAATACGAATCCATAAATACTTGCGCGGGAAATTATTTGCGAGGGATAAAAAGATGGAGGTTAAGCGGATAGAAGATAAGGATCTGTGGGATAGGTCCATCGAGACCAGCCCGTATGGTACATTATTCCATAAATGGGATTTCCTTAAGATCATGGAAAAGTACTCCGGATGTGAGCTTTTTACCTATGGGATATACCGGAAGGAAGAGCTTTCTTGCCAGTTTCCTCTATTCGTGAAGAGCTCCCTCGGCATAAAAATGGCTTTTTCTCCTCCCCCCGGCCTTCCGGTCACTGATCTGGGCTTCGCCATGGGGCCCGTTTATGATAAGCTCAAACAGCGCCGGAAAGAGACCTATATCAATAGCATACTTGATGATATGGAGGCAGAGATAAAAAAGATCCCCGCGAAGTTCGTGCACATATCTACGGTCAACGGTTTCGTGGATATGCGGCCTTATAAATGGAACGGCTACGACGTCCAGATGCACTATACGTATGCGATCGACCTGAATCGGCCCCTGGAAATGATCGAGGAAGGAATGGATGGGGAACTCAAACAATTGATCCGGGCTGCGGAGAATCGGAGGCTGTCGATCCGGCCAGAGCCGGACTTCGATGTCGCATTTCGGACCATGCGTGACCTGTACGGAAGGCAGGGCGAGGCCCCGCCGATCGCGATCCCCGCGTTTCTTAAGGACGCCGCTGCAGCATTTCCCGATAATATACGGATAGACTACCTTTACGACGGCGATCAGATTGTGGATATGGCCGTAAACTATCGGTATAAGGACCGATTCGTTCTCTGGATATGGAATGCCGGTGCCGGCTTGCAGTATAGCGGGTATATGGCCTGGGAGTATATTAAGGTGAATAAGGCTAAAGGCCTGTGTACGCTGGAAATACCCGGAGCGAGCCTAAAGATGTCCAGTATCCTGGGATCAAAACTCAATGCCTCCCTCGTGTATAACTTTTCGATCACGAAAAAAGATCTAATCGGCGGCATCGCGGAAAAATTTTATCGGAACTCGGTGAAAACGTGAAGAAAGCCCGACGGGATGGTTGAGACGGATGCCTGTGGAACTGATCGATGATCCGGCCCGCTGGGACGGGTTCATCGATGAGAGCGCGGATGGCACGCTATTCCATAAGTGGGAATTCCTGCGGATCCTCGAGAAATACACGGGTTACCAGCTGTTCCGTTATGGCGTTTATCGGGGGGAGGATTTGATCAGTGTCATACCCGTCTTCTACACGAAGAGTATCGGGCTTAAATTGATCTATTCCCCGCCGCCGACGTCGAGCGTGAATATCCCCTACCTCGGCTTTGCCACCAGTCCACTGTTCGGGAGGCTGGGAGGGTTTGAGAGAGAAGAGTGCTGGAGCCAGATCGTAAAAGAGTTCCGGGACGAGGTCATGAAGATCTCCCCGAATTACATGACGATCGGCCTGGTGCCCGGGATCCGCGACGTCCGGCCTTTTCTCCGGAACGACTGCGACGCCGATCTCATGTATACGTATATCATTGACCTGAAACCGCCGCTTATAAGTATATGGGAAGGCATCGATAGGTATTGCCGGAAGGACATCAGGGCGGCCGCGAAATATCCCCTGGTCATGCGGCGATCGTACGACGCATACAAATTCGTCGAGCTCATGCGGGAGGGCCTAAAAAAGCTCGGCGGGACGTTCTATGACCGACAAAGCCCCGCGTACATCGAGGAGATCCTCAGGGCATTTCCGGATAACGTCAAGCTGTTTTTCCTCTATGACGGAGACGCGCTGATCGGCGCCAACCTGGTCTGCGGATTTAAAAAGCGGTGCATCGGATGGATGGGAAATACGACTACGGATAACGGCTTTAACGCGAACGATTACATGCTCTGGGAGATCATAAAAGCGGCAAAACAGGAGGGATACGAGTCGTTGGAGAATGCCGGCGCCGACGAAAAACGGCTGAACTTCGCGAAGACGAAATTCAACCCGGACCTTGTGCCGTGTTTTAATATTACTAAAAAAGATATAATATATAAAACCGCCAAATATGCCAATCGTAAGCTGGAGAAGCTCGTTCGATTTTAAAACCATGGGGGGCGCGATAAGATGAAAATAGAGCTGATAGGCGATAAGAGCACCTGGGATGCGTTCATCGAGAGGAGTCCCCATGGCACGATCTTCCACCGCTGGGATTTCCTGAAGATCGTCGAAAAGTACGTGCGTTACAAGCTCTACCCATTTGGCATTTTCGATGGAAATGAGCTCCTCAGTGTCATCCCGTTTTATCTGAGCCTCCGGGGCGGCCTTAAAATGATGCTTTCCCCCCCGGCGATCAATATGGCGAACGTCCCGTATCTGGGATTTTCCATGTGCCCGGAATTTGAAAGGCTAAAGCTATCCGAGCGGGCCGATTTGATGGGGCGGGCCCTGCGCGAGGTGGATACCGGCCTGAGGAGAATGGCGACCAATTATATCTGTATTGGAATGAATCCTGGCCTTAAAGATGTCCGGCCATTCGTATGGGACGCCTACGAGACCGACCAGCAATATACCTACATCCTCGACCTGACCCGGCCTTTGAAGGAGATATGGGATGGTTTCGACCGCGATTGTAAGAAAAACATCAACGAATGCATGAAATTTCCGCTAACATTCAATGAGTCGGAGGACGTGGGCAGATTCTGCGAGATACTGAAGAAGAACCTCACCCGGGACGGCCCGACGTTCTATCATCGCCAGGACCCGGCGTATTTGAAGGAGCTCCTTGCCGCGTTCCCGGATAATATCAAGCTCTACTTTTTCTATAACGGCGATGAGGTGGTCGGCGTTAAGATGAACGCGGGCCATAAGAAGCACTATATCTCCTGGATAGGTAACGTCGCCATGCAAAAAGACCTGAACGTGAACGAGTTCTTTTATTGGGAAATGATCAAGAAGGCTAAATCAGAGGGATATAGGACTTTTGAGAACTACGGCACGATCGATAAGCGTCTGAATAACTTTAAGTCGAAGTTCAACCCAACACTGGAGCCCTGCTTTTATGTGGTAAAAAAAGACGGACTATACAGGACAGTGGAGTTGAGCTACAATGCGGTCTCCCGGGTTGCGAACGTACCTAAAGCGATCATGGGGAATAAAAGATGAACCATAACATTTCAATCGAGCCGATAGGGAATAAATCCTTATGGGATAAGTTCATCGACGAGAGCCCCAATAGCCTACTGTTCCATAAATGGGACTTTCTGAAGATCGCAGAAAAATATACCGGATATAAGGTGTACGCCTATGGCTTTTATCGGCGTGATGAACTAATCAGTGTCCTGCCTATTTTCCATAAAAAAAGAAAAGGCATGAATTTTGTCTATTCTCCCCCGCAGACGACACTATCTTATATACCGTATATGGGTTTTGCGTTTAGCCCGACCTATTATCATTTGAACCAGCATGAAAAGGAGAGCGGGCTTTGCTCCATGATAAGCGAGATGGACCAGGTGCTCCGGGGCCTGTCGGCGAATTACGTTTCCTACGCGACGGTACCGGGCGATGTGGATTCGAGGCCATATATCTGGAACGGATATGAGGCACTGCTCCAATACACCTATGTGATCGATCTGGAAAGGCCTTTGGAGGCCATATGGGAAGAGTTCGACCGGAATTGCCGAAAAAGGATCGAGGCTGCGGAAAAACTACGACCGTCCGTGATCCGATCGGACGATTCGGGAACGCTCTTCCGGATTATGCGGGAACGCTTTGCGGATCAAGGGGATACGTTCTTCCACCGGCAAACGCCTGAGTACCTAAAAGAATTATTATCGACCTTTCCAGATGAAATTAAGATGTATTTCATCTATAGCGGCGACGAGCTGATAGGCGCCGACGTGAATTGCGAATATAAGGATCTATGCATGTCCTGGATGGGCACGGCGGTCATGAAGGAAAACCTGAACGCGAACGAGTACATGCTCTGGGAGATCATCAAGGGCGCCAAGGATGCGGGAAAGAAAAGATATGAGAACCTGGGCGCGGACGAGAAACGATTGAACGATTTCAAGGCGAAGTTCAACCCTTCCCTTATACCGTATTTTTATATCATTAAGAAAA
The sequence above is a segment of the Methanocella sp. genome. Coding sequences within it:
- a CDS encoding S8 family serine peptidase; its protein translation is MIKFRQASIVILILILIIAFSTPPGITASGQSRAAEAHHTYIITFKNPPNIQNDLLAATQYYLKNLATGKKYRDVDSMHGQLKYDYKVINAVAIELPDSEANVLMARDDIQSVVPDMVAYADLEDVVGKINATGAWSTGSGYTGRGVNVSVIDSGIDITHPDLQGKVIKWHDFLNNRSTPYDDWGHGTHVAGIIAGSGEASNGTYTGVAPGANLFGAKILDTSGTAAYSDIIAAIDWSVQNHADVISISLSNPTHYQPMDDAVHSAVANGVIVVCSAGNLGPSSGTIKCPSDSPDAITVGSVDKYDSLSSFSSRGPTWDGRVKPDLVAVGENVISARASGTSLGSSIDQYYTALTGTSMSCPEVSAACAILLEADPGLTPIEVKNALLGTTDHIDTYYPNNESGWGRLNVGAALAEVLSGTISAPVPHTSPTPTPTPTPTATPTPTPTPTVTPTPTVTPTPTVTPTPTATPTPTPTPTPTATPTPTPSPSPGGYPVDGLVFYYDFAHDSGSLVVDESPNHNNAVNFGSDRVFDGNVYRRDFRAADSDYLVVGDLGTFSNWTTVVLFKPGSVSGRQFLVTGNSGSSVERCPLDVLSDSLEVFDSGIYGKGAFSANQLVLGASSRNKSGTYLYLNKSLDGSASSKLNVTGQINIGSMGGSFNFNGSIYAVYFYSRSLNASEISSIYDWEVGRLSGAVATPTPTPTPTPTPTPTPTPTPTPTPTATPTPTATPTPTATPTPTATPTPTPTPTPTATPTPTPTPTPTPTPTATPTPTPTPTATPTPTPSPSPGGYPV
- a CDS encoding lipopolysaccharide biosynthesis protein; translated protein: MAFSSRMDMISIRRYMDDPLFKNSFFMLINKGLVVITGFVFWILAAHFYDVRDIGIATALISGATLIVGFSTFGFEISLVRFLRSYDKSKAFYTCLFLTMGAAFTLALLYVIFVQYISPELVFIKEIPYAIIFILFAVISAIGLITSNTFIALRHAKYTFLQNALQVSTIPALLVLAMFGSLGIIGANFVGYFITYAIVFTLLTRYFIPFKPRIDREFLKKSFNFSFGNYIANILYSASFQALPIIVLNQCGRADAGIFYIAFTVGNFILQIPIALSVSFFVEGVYGENLRKNIKRSGTAMVLLLVPGILFFWIFGPQILGFFGSSYMAGTDLLRAVVLSSLVFALYTLFQPLLNIHMRVKTLILMNLLIMVLLLGLSYWLTPIYGILGVGIALIATFAIVDVVIIYLVLRWKWLVLGFSNHD
- a CDS encoding GNAT family N-acetyltransferase produces the protein MEVKRIEDKDLWDRSIETSPYGTLFHKWDFLKIMEKYSGCELFTYGIYRKEELSCQFPLFVKSSLGIKMAFSPPPGLPVTDLGFAMGPVYDKLKQRRKETYINSILDDMEAEIKKIPAKFVHISTVNGFVDMRPYKWNGYDVQMHYTYAIDLNRPLEMIEEGMDGELKQLIRAAENRRLSIRPEPDFDVAFRTMRDLYGRQGEAPPIAIPAFLKDAAAAFPDNIRIDYLYDGDQIVDMAVNYRYKDRFVLWIWNAGAGLQYSGYMAWEYIKVNKAKGLCTLEIPGASLKMSSILGSKLNASLVYNFSITKKDLIGGIAEKFYRNSVKT
- a CDS encoding GNAT family N-acetyltransferase encodes the protein MPVELIDDPARWDGFIDESADGTLFHKWEFLRILEKYTGYQLFRYGVYRGEDLISVIPVFYTKSIGLKLIYSPPPTSSVNIPYLGFATSPLFGRLGGFEREECWSQIVKEFRDEVMKISPNYMTIGLVPGIRDVRPFLRNDCDADLMYTYIIDLKPPLISIWEGIDRYCRKDIRAAAKYPLVMRRSYDAYKFVELMREGLKKLGGTFYDRQSPAYIEEILRAFPDNVKLFFLYDGDALIGANLVCGFKKRCIGWMGNTTTDNGFNANDYMLWEIIKAAKQEGYESLENAGADEKRLNFAKTKFNPDLVPCFNITKKDIIYKTAKYANRKLEKLVRF
- a CDS encoding GNAT family N-acetyltransferase → MKIELIGDKSTWDAFIERSPHGTIFHRWDFLKIVEKYVRYKLYPFGIFDGNELLSVIPFYLSLRGGLKMMLSPPAINMANVPYLGFSMCPEFERLKLSERADLMGRALREVDTGLRRMATNYICIGMNPGLKDVRPFVWDAYETDQQYTYILDLTRPLKEIWDGFDRDCKKNINECMKFPLTFNESEDVGRFCEILKKNLTRDGPTFYHRQDPAYLKELLAAFPDNIKLYFFYNGDEVVGVKMNAGHKKHYISWIGNVAMQKDLNVNEFFYWEMIKKAKSEGYRTFENYGTIDKRLNNFKSKFNPTLEPCFYVVKKDGLYRTVELSYNAVSRVANVPKAIMGNKR
- a CDS encoding GNAT family N-acetyltransferase, coding for MNHNISIEPIGNKSLWDKFIDESPNSLLFHKWDFLKIAEKYTGYKVYAYGFYRRDELISVLPIFHKKRKGMNFVYSPPQTTLSYIPYMGFAFSPTYYHLNQHEKESGLCSMISEMDQVLRGLSANYVSYATVPGDVDSRPYIWNGYEALLQYTYVIDLERPLEAIWEEFDRNCRKRIEAAEKLRPSVIRSDDSGTLFRIMRERFADQGDTFFHRQTPEYLKELLSTFPDEIKMYFIYSGDELIGADVNCEYKDLCMSWMGTAVMKENLNANEYMLWEIIKGAKDAGKKRYENLGADEKRLNDFKAKFNPSLIPYFYIIKKNILYRTTSYIMEKMSKKA